The Ascaphus truei isolate aAscTru1 chromosome 20, aAscTru1.hap1, whole genome shotgun sequence genome includes the window AGCACCTGGAAAACATTTTCATGGAGACCCCCCGACAGGGAGCCTGTAAATTGTAAGCTTTAAAATGTCCTTTGTATCTCACATTTTCaatgttctctttctctctctcctattttattattttttgtattaccGATCCCTTTGCTTCTAAATTTCTCTCTCCTTATCTTCCTCTTTCTCTTATGTCCCACTCTCGCTTTCATCTCTCTCTATATGTCTTTACTCTTAATCCTTCCATTTTTCTCACTCTCCATTCCTCCTCTCTGTTTCGCTCTTCTACCCTCTTTTTCTCCTTCTATCTTTCTCTCCTCCAGCTCCATCTCTTCCTTGGGTAGATGAAATGTAATTATGATGTTTGTCCCATCGTCTTTCCTGTCCTCCATCTACCCTACTCAATTTCTCTATAGTAAAGGGTCACATCCTTACTTTCTTCCATCTCACCCTCAGCTTCTATTCTGAAGTCTTCCCACAGTTCCAGGCCATGAGGTTCACCATAGAGGAGATCAACAGAAGACATGACCTCCTCCCAAACCTCACCCTGGGCTTTCAAATCTACGACTCTTGTCGTGTACTGCAGAGGGAGCTGGATGGGACCCTGAAGATTTTAACAGGTCAGAGCCAGGGTATCCCCAATTACTCATGCCGGGAAAAGCCACCTCTTACTGCCATCATTGGACACTCAACCTCCACCTATTCCATTCTCATGGCGCATATCCTGGGTCTGTACAGAACCCCACAGGTAAAAATCAGTGACAGCTGTCCACAGTGCTGAACGTATTATCTCATTGTTCTCTTTCCAATAGCAACTAAACACTTAACTACCAACAATGCATATTAAGACAGATACTTATGGCTTTGAATTGAGTTATTATACTGCTCACTTTATCTcattatctttatatatatttttttgtatgtgaTGTTTCAGAAAAAAACATTGTCATAATATTAAGTATTAACTCTCCTAATATGGATGTTTTCAGGGAAACAGGTTAGTTGTACCTTATCAAACTCACATTTGTCACTTTAGATCAGTATCTACGCGACCAGTTTCCTGCTGAGTGACCGGACACAGTTCCCTTCCTTCTTCAGGACTGTCCCCAGCGATGCCTTCCAGTCCCAGGGACTAGCCCAGCTGGTGTTGCATTTTGGCTGGACTTGGGTTGGGTTGGTAGCCTTAGGAAATGACTATGGGCAACAGGGCATACAGGTCATTAAGCAGGAGATCCTCAATGCTGGAGCTTGTGTGGCCTTCACAGAATTCATCCTGCTCAGCCGTCTGGATAAGAATACTCCCCACCTTATCAGGGTCATCAGAGACTCAACGGCCAAGGCTGTGGTGGTCTTCTCCACAGATTTTGACATGATTCCACTTCTTGATGAGATGCTGAGGCAGAACGTGACTGGAAAGATCTTTGTTGCCAGTGAAGCTTGGTCCATCTCAAACATATTAGCAGTGGAGAAATACTCTGCAATACTCTCTGGTTGCATTGGTTTTGCTTTCTACAGCTCAAAGATTGAAGGATTTAGAGAATATCTCAACAGCATCCGTATCTTCAATACCACAGGTGAAATTTGGGCCAAAAAGTTCTGGGAAGAAGCATTTGGATGCAAATTTTTGGAGCAGAGTTATATCTCTGGCTCATTGAAGAATATTGCAAAGTTGTGCATGGGAAATGAGACTTTAGAGAGTATCCAGAACAGTTACAATGATGTGTCCAACGTAAGAGGTTCCTACAACATCTATACAGCTATTTATATTATAGCCAAATCTCTGCATGATCTGAAAACATGCCAGGAGGGAAGAGGACCATTTTATAATGGAAGCTGTGCAGATATTCATAATTTCAAACCATGGCAGGTAAGAATTGCTGTTAGTCATTTGTTTTATGTGAAGGTACAATTGACCTTGGTAATCAAGACTATTGAGGGGTCATGAATGAAGTAGGAGAATGCCCCTAATCTTCCCCCAGTATTCTCTCTATCAGTTATAAAAGCAGATTAACCAACCTTAGTTTTATTCATTTTCTatctgtaataaaatgtatagtaATTCTATTGAAAATACCCAAAGCCTGTAGTATAGCGTGCACATGGTAACTCCTGCTATTTATTCTTACTTTCTCCACTTCACTGAGTAGCACAGTTTTCCCTAGATACTTAAGGCAGGAAATTACTGTTATATCTCAGTGGTCAAGAATACAGAGCCTTCTCCTTGGAAAAATAGGAGAACGGCCATTTTTTAAACTGATCCGCTGAAATTTGTCAACAAAAGAATCCGGCCGGTCTGATCCAAATCCACCAaacaaatttgcccatctctattaatCATTTGTTTTATGTGAAGGTACAATTAACCTTGTAGTCAATACAATTTGGGGgtcatgtatcagtgtgtctttgTTACTCTGCGGTGCAGTAATGAAGTAAGTGAAAGTCCCTAATCTTCCCCCAGTCTCCGTTCCACCTATTATGACCTATTTTGAAAGTGAGATCCATGTGATGCCCTTTAAAGCAGATTATCCAAACTTAGTTTTATTATTTTCCTAGCTGTAataatatttattgtaattttattGAAAATACCCAAAGACCGCAGTAAAGTGTTCACATGGAAACTCCAGCTCTTTATTCTTACTTTCTCCACTCCACTGAGTAACACAGTTTCCATAAATACTAAAGACAGAACAGGActggtactgtatactgtatatatgtggtaGCTTATACAGAGCTTTCTCGTGGAAAAAGGGATGGCAGACCTTGTTTGGAGAAGTGGAATAAAAGAGATTCATGATTACAAATaacacatccaccaccagtttaagttctttcaaaactaaggctgtctcacattttaatctggtctgtaactgttacataagccaataatatacatcttctctaacttgCATGCAATGTATTACTGTACaacagggccccgcttctcggcacttcacttttcggcgatccgccgatacggcggcaccgagaagggggccgccatctttgatcctcagtcgcgcatgcgcagaacgggcggttgcgcccggcgtgcatgcgcagaccgttGTCTGCACGCACATATCGTAGTTTGCGCGtgcagaccataggccgcgcatgcgcagaacggcgaaaacgccgttctgtgcatgcacagaactgaaaatcgccggatccgctttccggcgatttttactatacggcgggcccctggatcGGAActcgccgtatacccggggccctgctgtatatataatgtataccctgttcatttatgtaactgtatttgtaaccatatattatttgtcatcataactctatgtccaggacatacttgaaaacaagaggcaactctcaatgtattacttcctggtaaaacattttataaataaataaaatacaacccAAGTAGGTGCAAGTTCTAGTGAAAATAGCAACACACGATTCCCATTCATGGGATGTTGCCATTAAGAATCCCACAACTGGTGGAAAGGGGTCTCTCAAAATCCATCTTCTTAAAAGGGTTGAAAGATTGAACAATATGTTTAGTAGACAATGTCAGACAATAGAGGGCAAATCATTTAGGGATTAACATTTTTCCTCCCTGCAGCTGTTACTCTACATCCAGAATGTACATGTAAGGTTAAGCAATGGGAGAGAGGTCTTCTTTGATAGGAATGGGGACCTTCCTGCAGTGTACGATATTGTGAACTGGCAGATGGGTGCAGATGGCATGATGAAGCAAGTCAAGGTGGGAAGCTACGATACCGCGGCCTCAGATGGGAACACCTTTAATATCAATGCAAGTGCTTTGATGTGGGCTTCAGGGAGAAGACAGGTATGCAGT containing:
- the LOC142471465 gene encoding extracellular calcium-sensing receptor-like, which codes for MSLGCKLRGSELSGLYEHGDVLIGIVVAFHVDIEHLENIFMETPRQGACKFFYSEVFPQFQAMRFTIEEINRRHDLLPNLTLGFQIYDSCRVLQRELDGTLKILTGQSQGIPNYSCREKPPLTAIIGHSTSTYSILMAHILGLYRTPQISIYATSFLLSDRTQFPSFFRTVPSDAFQSQGLAQLVLHFGWTWVGLVALGNDYGQQGIQVIKQEILNAGACVAFTEFILLSRLDKNTPHLIRVIRDSTAKAVVVFSTDFDMIPLLDEMLRQNVTGKIFVASEAWSISNILAVEKYSAILSGCIGFAFYSSKIEGFREYLNSIRIFNTTGEIWAKKFWEEAFGCKFLEQSYISGSLKNIAKLCMGNETLESIQNSYNDVSNLLLYIQNVHVRLSNGREVFFDRNGDLPAVYDIVNWQMGADGMMKQVKVGSYDTAASDGNTFNINASALMWASGRRQVPQSVCSESCPPGFRRMLRRGEPACCFQCVPCPQGEISNQTDSVDCSKCPWDMWPSLQKDRCLPKTIEFLSYEEPMGATLAATSVFSSIIPVSIFGIFIHYKNTPIVRANNYTISCLLLGSLSFCFLCSLAFIGYPQPGKCLLRQAAFGMVFALCVSCILAKTFMVVFAFMATKPGSRLRKLTSPWVSYMIIVLCCFLQFLVCLSWLVFSPPFQENNIQSQPGFIIAECNEGSPTAFWCMLGYLSLLATISFTVAFQARRLPDSFNEAKFITFSMLAFLSVWVSFIPASLSARGKYTVAMEVFAILSSSWALVVCMFVPKCFVILFRPNMNSRERLMGKDKNSS